ATTCACTTTTTGTAAGATTGTACTTATTCCCTAAAACGATTAATGCAATTTCTGTTGGATCTCCGGTACCTTCACCGTTTTCAAAGGTAGCATCTGAACATAGCACTAAGGTTTTAATAAGTTCTGCCTCATCTTTAGTGGCTTCAGCACTGGTTAATGTAGCTGATACTTCTTTTAAATTATTTAATGTATAGTATTTTACTACTGTCATTTTGTTTTGTGTGAGCGTTCCTGTTTTATCGGAACATATGATATTTACAGAACCTAAGGTTTCAACTGCCGGCAGTTTTTTGACTATGGCATTGATTTTAGACATTCTTGTTACTCCTAGAGCCAGCACAATAGCTACGATAGCTGCCAATCCTTCAGGAATCGCTGCAACTGCTAAACTGATTGCTGTCAGGAACATTTCAAACATATCTCTTTTTTGGAACAGAGCAATAACAAAGATAAGTGCGCATATTCCAATAGCAATAAACCCAAGGATTTTGCCCAGTTCCTCTAATCGTTTTTGCAGGGGCGTCATTTGTTCAGTATCTTCATCAAGTATTTTTGCTATTTTACCGATTTCAGTGTCCATTGCTGTTCCAACCACGACACCTTCCCCTCTGCCGTAGGTAGCAAGGGTGGACATAAATGCCATATTGGACTGATCCCCAACTGGAGTTTTAGGATCGCTGTAGATCGCATTTGCATCCTTATCAGTAGGCACCGATTCACCGGTTAATGCAGATTCTTCTATTTGAAGATTTGCACTCTCAATTAATCTGAGATCTGCCGGTATAAATCTGCCTGCATCAATAATCACAATATCTCCGGGTACGATTTGCTCGGAACTGATTTCTTTAATTTCTCCGTCTCTTCTAACAAGGGATTTAGGCGTAGTCATCTTCTGCAGCGCTTCAATTGCTTTTTCAGCTTTATATTCCTGTACGACGCCTATAACTGCATTTAAGATTACAACTAAAAGGATGATAATAGCATCTACGTATTCACCAATTACAACGGTAATTACGGCTGCACTTAAAAGAACATAGATAAGCATATCCTTTAGCTGTGCAAAAAATAGTGAAATCAAACTTTTCTTTGGCTTGCCTTTAAGCTTATTCTGCCCGTATCTTTGGAGCCTCGCTTCAGCTTCTTCACTAGTAAGGCCTACTGCTGGGTTGACGTTAAGTTCTTCCAGAACTTCCTTTTGGGTTTTTGAAAACCACATACTACATTTGCCTCCTTCATTTTTTTAATACGGGGAAACCTGGAAATCAATAAGAAAGTTGGTCCCTTGCAAGCAAGAGAGCCTTTCTTATTTCATAAAAAAACCTCTAGCGAATTTTATTATAAAAATAAAATTGCGCTAAAGGTCTTACAGCTTTGACGTATCAAAGGATAAAGCCAGGTAAAATGTACCGATTGTTGACTTTATCTCCTGTACCAGGTAGTTACTCCCCTTTAACAGATAAAGAATAATATTAATTTGTACTTAATTATAGCATTTGGAATATCAATTTACAATATTTAATTTTTTTAAACACAAAAAGTATAGGGCACAATCACAAAAAGTGGCTTACTAATGTATAAGCCACTTTTTGAATCATATATAGGAGTTAAGAATTAAAGAGAATCTTTGTTAATTACTGATACACCTGTATCAAAATAATCTTCACCGGTATTTTCGCCAGCCAAATCTTTAACAGCTGTCTTCATACCTTCATAACCCATAACATCTGGATTTTGGGCCATTGTACATACTAAATAACCATCTTTAATGAGGTTAAGTATTGTATCGGATTTATCAAATCCAACACCTAAAACTGTGCCACCAGCTTCTTGGATTGCATTTCCGATTCCTACTGTAGAACCTTCATTGGTTCCAAAGATACCCACACAACCTTGAGTAATATAGTTTGCAGCGATATCTTTGGATTTTGCAGCATCCCCATCACCGTATTGGGTTTCAAGGATTTCAAATTTAGTACCTTCAAATGCAGCACGGAATCCTTCTTCTCTCGCTACGGTTGAAGCTGTGGCAGCATTAACACTAACAACACCAATTTTACCTTCTGTGATTCCAGCAGCTGCAAGAGCAGCAATCATTTCTTTTCCTGCTGTATTTCCGGCAGCTTTATTATCCGTTGCCAATGTTTTAACTGCGGGAAAAGCAGCAGCAGAGTCAACATATACAATTTTAACGCCTGCAGCCTCAGCTTCTTCTAGAGCAGCAGTTACGGCATCGGGACCATTAGCAGCTAAGAGTATAGCATCTGCTCCACCAGCAACCGCATTATTGATACATTCGATTTGCTTTGCGTCATCTTTTACATCCGGAGCTAACCAGGTATATTTGATATTTCCTAGCTCTTCTACAGCTTTTTTACAGCCGGCATCTACATTTACCCAATGTTGATCCATTTGGTCCATAGTGATTAAATAAATATTGTAATTCTCACCTGACTTTGATGATTCTGTGGACTCTGTTGAAGAAGCAGGATCTTGTGCCGGTGTTGTAGTCGTCTGGCTTCCACAGCCGGCCATGAGACTTACAACCATAACTAGACACAACAATAATGCACTTAACTTACTTTTCACTTTTAAAACCCCCCAGTTTTAATATAATTTTATAATTAAAGCTTTATGCTTTAACTCCATTTTCAGAAACAACCGCTTCTTTTTTCTTTCTTGGTTTGCCACCAGTTCTAACGATAATATCCAGTAGAACTGAAATAACAACGATAATACCTATTACAATATTACGAATAGCAACAGGTGCTCCTGCAAATTGAAGACCGTTTTGCAGTACTCCCCAAATGGATGCTCCTATTACTGTCCCCAGTAGAATACCCTGTCCTCCTAAGGTACTCACGCCTCCAATTACAGAAGCAGCAACTGCATACATTTCATAAACATTACCTGCGTCCATAGTACCCATACCGCTGGTCGCACAAATGATCAGACCGACTACGCATGAACAAAATGTGCTGACAATATATGCTTTGATTGTAGTAGACACTATATTTACACCAGATAGCCTGGATGCTTCAAGATTGCTTCCGATTGCATAAATATGGCGGCCAGTACGGGTTTTGCTTAATATAAAGTTAAATATCAGCCAAAGGATAATGGTAATCCATATGGTGTTATAAATACCAAAGGTTCTGCCATAATAGAAAAAGTCTCTGAAACCTTTTGCCCCTGCTCCAATTGAGTCTGTATTGTAGTTGTTATTTACAATTTGTGCAATACCTCTGGCAACCGTCATTGTACCCAGAGTAGCGATAAAAGGCGGCAGCTTACAATACGCAACCAGTTCACCGTTCATAATACCAACGGCAATGCAGCAAATCAATGTAATCAATACAGCGACCCATGGGTTTACACCTTTAGTCATCAGTGTTGCAGAGATCATACAGCTCATACCAACCACAGAACCTATGGACAGATCAATATTTCCGGTAATTAGAACATAAGACTGACCGATACCAATTAACAAAATCGGTGCGATTTGACGCAGCAGATTGCCTATATTTCTGCCTGAGAAAAAGGTAGGATTTAAAATACCAAATATGATGCAAAGAATAACAAGACCAAAGGCGACTGTAATCACTTGCCCCATACCTCTAATTGCTAAAATTCTTTTTAATGTGCTTTGTTTTTCTATCTTTTTCATCTCTAACTCCCCTATTTTTTTATACTGCTTCATGAGCCATATTATCTTTCTCGATTTTATTCTCAAATTTAGTTGCATATTCTAGAATAAGATTTTGTGTAGCATCCTTAATATCCAATTCCCCGGTAATTTTCCCGTCGCACATTACGAGGATTCGATCACTGATGCCCAGTATTTCAGGCATTTCAGAGGAAACAAAAAGTACACCAATTCCTTTTTGTTTTAAATCGTTCATTAAATTATAAATTTCAACCTTTGCAGCAACATCAATACCTCTGGTCGGTTCATCAAACATGACTATTCGAGAATTTCTTGCCAGCCATTTGCTCACAACCACTTTTTGTTGATTGCCTCCTGAAAGGCTATCTGCATTTACCTCCGAGTGAGGTAATTTGATTCTTAAATCTTCAATAGATTTATTAACCATTGCTTTTTCTTTCTTTTTATTTACAATGCCATCTAATTTGCATAGAATATCTAAATTAGGTAATGCTATATTCTCTCGAATACTTAATTTAGTGCACAAACCGTCTTTTTTTCTATCTTCAGGAACCAATACGATTCCTGCCTTAATCGCATCCATAGGTTTATTAATCTGAACAGGTTTACCATCTAAAATAATTTCTCCAGAGTCTTTAGGATCAACACCAAAAATCGCTCTGGTAGTTTCCGTGCGCCCGGCACCCATAAGTCCTGCAATACCGACTATTTCTCCTTCATATATGTCAAAGCTTATATCTCTTACAAGTTTCCCTGCATTCAGGTTTTTAACTTCTAAGATTTTCTTCCCTTTTTTGCAGGTTACTCTTGGGAACTTTTCTTTGATTTCACGGCCTACCATATTTGCAATGATTTCTTGCATGGATGTTTCGGAAAAATTCATTGTGGTAATATATTTTCCGTCTCGCATAATCATTACTCGATCAACAATATGCTGTAATTCTTCCAGACGATGAGATATGTATACAATTCCACAGCCCTCATTCTTCAACTTTTTAATGATTTTAAAGAGTTCACTGATTTCCTTTGCGGTTAATGCTGAAGTAGGCTCATCCATAATCAGAATCTTAGCATTCGTAGAAAGGGCTTTTGCAATTTCCACCATTTGCTGCTTAGACACTGGAAGATCGCCAACAATTGTTTCCGGTGGAATATCGATATTTAACCGATCAAGAATTGCTTTTGCTTGTCGGTTCATTTCTTTATTAGACAAAATTCCGGAATGGGTTATTTCTCGTCCTAAAAAAATGTTCTCTGCCACAGAAAGGTGGGAACACATATTTAACTCTTGATGAATGATCGCAACCCCCAATGCTTGGGCTTTTTTTGGTGTTAAATCTTCTACATATTCCCCAAAAATTTTAATCTCTCCACTGTCTTTGCTATGAACACCGCTTAAAATTTTTACCAGAGTGGATTTCCCGGCACCGTTTTCTCCAAGCAGTGCCAGTACTTCTCCAGATTTCAAATTGAAAGATACATTATCTAAAGCCTTTACTCCCGGAAAGCTCTTATTGATATTTTTAAGTTCAACAATATATTCTTCCATGAAATTCACCTGTCTTTGAAATTTACTATCGTAATTACAATATAGCATTTCTATTGTATATCAGTAAGGTGACATACTTTGGAATTACTAGCCTTTCTTTTGAACTTATACATATTTTTATTGATTTTCACGGAAAGATTGGAATTCTCGACTGTGATACTCTTTGGAAAGTTTTCCATGCTCTATGATCATTAAACGATCTGCTACAGCGAGAGAATCAGAAAGGTTCACTGCCAGAATGATTACGGTAATCTTTTTCTTACGCAGCTGGTTAATGAGGTAAACAATATGACGCCTAAGGTACATATCTGCGCCTGAGAAAGGCTGAATGCAGAAAACAACCTTAGGATGATAGAGATGAATTCTATAATAAACTAAATTATACAATGACTGAGCATCTAATTCAGTGATATCGTTACAGTAAATATCTTTACCAAGAAGTGGTTCATATTCTTGTATAACACTTTTTTTAATTTTCTTGCTGAGCCATAAATTAGGATATTTTTTATCTAATAAAAAACACAAATTATCAATATAGCTCATTTCTTTAAAAAGCATACTATGAATGGGGTTTTCTTGAATAAAACAGATATTTTTTCTAAGGGAGAGTACATCGTTATAGTTTGAGTCGTCAAATAATATCTTTCCCGAATTTGGGCTTATTTCATGGTTCATTAATTTAATAATGTCTTCTAAAACGGTATTATTCATATCTAAGAAAACAAGACATTCTCCTTCTGTAGCAGAAAAATTCATATTATGAATATTGTCTGTAGAAACATTTTGAAAGCTTAATATTCCTTCTTTGCTAATATTACCGGCTGTAGTAGAATCAATACGATTAAAATCAAGGGTATAAGGGGCTATGACTTCTTGTTTAAACTCTTTTTTGCTTAGAACTTTCAGTACTTTTTCATTTTTCATGATAGAAATCCGGTCACAAATCTTAAAAGCTTCTTCATGATGATTACAAATGTATAAAAAAGATATACCCTGTGTTGAATAGTATCGTATTATATCGTGTATTTTGATTAAATCGGTGGTGCTGATAAAATTGCTAATGTCTTTTATAACAATCAATTTTACACCGCCAACAATGGCTTTTAGCATCTCTACGACACATTTTTCAAAAAAAGATAGATTGGATACTAACTGATTGCCATCAATATGAATACCGAGTTCCTTAGAAAATTGTTTAAACTGATCCTCCAGTATCTTAGGATTAATTAAGTATTTTTTAAAACCATTGCGCAAAACAAAAATATTGTCTACAACTGTTAAATCTTCTACCAATCGACTCTGTTTTTCAATAACAGCTACCCGGTTCATGGTCATAGAACTATGTTTGTAATTATTCACTAAGGTTTCTTGAAAATAAACATAGCCGTAGTGAATGGGAATGTTTTGACAAATTATACGAACTAAGGCTTCTTGTCCGTGATAATTGATACTCACAAGCCCCATGATCTCCCCTTCAAAAATATGTAAATTAAAATTATCCAGCAGGGTTGTACCGTCAACAATCTGTGTAATTCTTTCCATTCGTAAAATTTCTTCTTTCATTAGCCAATTTCACTTCCATCCTTAGTTATGAGTGGTAATGTAATTTCAACATCTGTGCCAACATTTAATGTACTGTAGATATTGATGCCATATTCCTCTCCAAAAAGGAGCTTAATTCTATTATTCACATTAATAATAGCTATGCCGCCTTTTTCTTCGCTATCCGGTTTTATATAGTCGAAGGAATGGGTATTGAGCTTTTCATTTAATTCTTTTAAACGTTCCTCTTCCATCCCTAAGCCGTCATCGGATACGGTAATGATTAAGCGCTTGGTGGTACTTTCAAGTTTTATAACGATATTGCCCTTTCCCATTTTTCTTTCTATGCCGTGAAAAATAGAGTTTTCTACAATGGGTTGTAAAACAAGCTTAGGCAAACGATATTTTAGAATATCTGTTTTGTCTTCGGCATCGTATTCGATTTTTAGGTTGAGACGTTCCCCAAAACGATACTGCTGAATAATATAGTAGTTTTCAATATTTCTTAATTCATCTTCCAGGGTAACCAAATGTTCTACATTGGAAATAGTATAGCGAAAATAAGTGCTAAGTGCTTCTGTAATCTCAGCAACATTATCAAGTCCTGCCATCAAGGCTTCGCCTCTGATGCCTTCAAGGCTATTGTATAGAAAATGTGGGTTAATCTGATTTTGTAAGGCAAGATATTGGGCTTGTTTTTTTGTCGCACTGATGAGTTCATTGGTGTGAATCATAGCTTTTAACTTCGTTACTGCTTCATCCATTTCGGGACTGAAAGGGAAATTTAGTTCAAAAATGTCTTGAATAGTATATCCTTTTGCAAAGAGCTGCAATACTTTGGAGGTTTCTTTATAGGGAATATAAATCCATTTATAACCAATGTAAAAAAGGACAAATAATATGGAGTATCCAAATAATACAGCAAAAATAAGTTTGCTATTAGAAATAGAGAGTACTGTTAAAATAAATAATAAATAAAATATACAGAGCATCACTGCCAAAAAGAAATAAAAAATTCGATAGGATAAATATCGGTTGTTTTTGATTTTCATATCTTTTCCCGCCTATGAATACAGTTTTCTAAATTCATTTGGTTTAAGACCAGAGTACTTTTTAAATAACTTTATGAAGTGTTTTAAATCGTTATAGCCCACTGCTTCACAAATACAGGCAACGCTTAAATTGGTTTCTTTTAGTAGTTCCTTTGCCTTATTCATTCTAACTTCTGATAGATATTCTAAGAAATTGATACCACATTCTTTTTTAAATAAAGAACTAAAATAGGAATCATTAAATCCAACATAATTGCTCACTTCTTTGAGCGTAATAGGCTTCATATAGTTTTGCTGAATATACTGCTTTGCCTCTCGGATAGGCTTTATATATGCTTGTCTTCTATTTTCGATCGCAGAATTTACAGAATCGCTGATTATGCTTTTCAAATGGTCAAAAAGTTGTGATGCAGAACTGCAAAGTTCTATATTCAAAGAAAAGGAATCTAAGAGGATATCCTGATTTTCTACATTAAACTGATGCTTTCTAAGAAGCATAAGGTAAATATTAAAAGCTTCTTTGACTACGTTTAATAATTCGTGACCTGATATATTAGGATTATTTAATACTTTATTTTGTATGTAATCAATGGATTCGAGCACTCCATAAGGGTC
The genomic region above belongs to Defluviitalea saccharophila and contains:
- a CDS encoding ABC transporter substrate-binding protein; amino-acid sequence: MKSKLSALLLCLVMVVSLMAGCGSQTTTTPAQDPASSTESTESSKSGENYNIYLITMDQMDQHWVNVDAGCKKAVEELGNIKYTWLAPDVKDDAKQIECINNAVAGGADAILLAANGPDAVTAALEEAEAAGVKIVYVDSAAAFPAVKTLATDNKAAGNTAGKEMIAALAAAGITEGKIGVVSVNAATASTVAREEGFRAAFEGTKFEILETQYGDGDAAKSKDIAANYITQGCVGIFGTNEGSTVGIGNAIQEAGGTVLGVGFDKSDTILNLIKDGYLVCTMAQNPDVMGYEGMKTAVKDLAGENTGEDYFDTGVSVINKDSL
- a CDS encoding sugar ABC transporter ATP-binding protein; the encoded protein is MEEYIVELKNINKSFPGVKALDNVSFNLKSGEVLALLGENGAGKSTLVKILSGVHSKDSGEIKIFGEYVEDLTPKKAQALGVAIIHQELNMCSHLSVAENIFLGREITHSGILSNKEMNRQAKAILDRLNIDIPPETIVGDLPVSKQQMVEIAKALSTNAKILIMDEPTSALTAKEISELFKIIKKLKNEGCGIVYISHRLEELQHIVDRVMIMRDGKYITTMNFSETSMQEIIANMVGREIKEKFPRVTCKKGKKILEVKNLNAGKLVRDISFDIYEGEIVGIAGLMGAGRTETTRAIFGVDPKDSGEIILDGKPVQINKPMDAIKAGIVLVPEDRKKDGLCTKLSIRENIALPNLDILCKLDGIVNKKKEKAMVNKSIEDLRIKLPHSEVNADSLSGGNQQKVVVSKWLARNSRIVMFDEPTRGIDVAAKVEIYNLMNDLKQKGIGVLFVSSEMPEILGISDRILVMCDGKITGELDIKDATQNLILEYATKFENKIEKDNMAHEAV
- a CDS encoding ABC transporter permease yields the protein MKKIEKQSTLKRILAIRGMGQVITVAFGLVILCIIFGILNPTFFSGRNIGNLLRQIAPILLIGIGQSYVLITGNIDLSIGSVVGMSCMISATLMTKGVNPWVAVLITLICCIAVGIMNGELVAYCKLPPFIATLGTMTVARGIAQIVNNNYNTDSIGAGAKGFRDFFYYGRTFGIYNTIWITIILWLIFNFILSKTRTGRHIYAIGSNLEASRLSGVNIVSTTIKAYIVSTFCSCVVGLIICATSGMGTMDAGNVYEMYAVAASVIGGVSTLGGQGILLGTVIGASIWGVLQNGLQFAGAPVAIRNIVIGIIVVISVLLDIIVRTGGKPRKKKEAVVSENGVKA
- a CDS encoding sensor histidine kinase is translated as MKIKNNRYLSYRIFYFFLAVMLCIFYLLFILTVLSISNSKLIFAVLFGYSILFVLFYIGYKWIYIPYKETSKVLQLFAKGYTIQDIFELNFPFSPEMDEAVTKLKAMIHTNELISATKKQAQYLALQNQINPHFLYNSLEGIRGEALMAGLDNVAEITEALSTYFRYTISNVEHLVTLEDELRNIENYYIIQQYRFGERLNLKIEYDAEDKTDILKYRLPKLVLQPIVENSIFHGIERKMGKGNIVIKLESTTKRLIITVSDDGLGMEEERLKELNEKLNTHSFDYIKPDSEEKGGIAIINVNNRIKLLFGEEYGINIYSTLNVGTDVEITLPLITKDGSEIG
- a CDS encoding ATP-binding cassette domain-containing protein; this encodes MERITQIVDGTTLLDNFNLHIFEGEIMGLVSINYHGQEALVRIICQNIPIHYGYVYFQETLVNNYKHSSMTMNRVAVIEKQSRLVEDLTVVDNIFVLRNGFKKYLINPKILEDQFKQFSKELGIHIDGNQLVSNLSFFEKCVVEMLKAIVGGVKLIVIKDISNFISTTDLIKIHDIIRYYSTQGISFLYICNHHEEAFKICDRISIMKNEKVLKVLSKKEFKQEVIAPYTLDFNRIDSTTAGNISKEGILSFQNVSTDNIHNMNFSATEGECLVFLDMNNTVLEDIIKLMNHEISPNSGKILFDDSNYNDVLSLRKNICFIQENPIHSMLFKEMSYIDNLCFLLDKKYPNLWLSKKIKKSVIQEYEPLLGKDIYCNDITELDAQSLYNLVYYRIHLYHPKVVFCIQPFSGADMYLRRHIVYLINQLRKKKITVIILAVNLSDSLAVADRLMIIEHGKLSKEYHSREFQSFRENQ